One stretch of Streptomyces sp. NBC_01363 DNA includes these proteins:
- a CDS encoding FadR/GntR family transcriptional regulator, whose product MAVTDEAIEKIKGMIVSGALRPGDRLPKESELAAELGLSRNSLREAVRALSLIRILDVRQGDGTYVTSLDPQLLLEALSFVVDFHRDDTVLEFLAVRRILEPAATAMAATRISEAQLDVLSSQLDALGAQPSVEELVACDLEFHRGIVQSSGNSVLCSLLDGLSGPTTRARVWRGLTQEDAVSRTLHEHRAIVSALRDRDAEAARAWATVHVASVEQWLRSTL is encoded by the coding sequence ATGGCTGTCACCGACGAGGCGATCGAGAAGATCAAGGGAATGATCGTCTCGGGTGCTCTGCGCCCCGGCGACCGGCTCCCCAAGGAGAGCGAACTCGCGGCGGAGCTCGGGCTCTCCCGCAACTCGCTCCGCGAGGCGGTACGGGCCCTTTCGCTGATCCGCATCCTCGATGTCCGCCAGGGCGACGGCACGTATGTGACCAGCCTCGATCCACAGCTGCTCCTGGAGGCGCTCAGCTTCGTGGTGGACTTCCACCGCGACGACACGGTGCTGGAGTTCCTCGCGGTCCGCAGGATCCTGGAGCCCGCCGCGACGGCGATGGCCGCCACCCGGATCAGTGAGGCCCAACTGGACGTGCTCAGCTCGCAGTTGGACGCGCTGGGGGCGCAGCCCTCGGTGGAGGAACTGGTCGCCTGCGATCTGGAGTTCCACCGCGGCATCGTGCAGTCGTCCGGGAACTCGGTGCTCTGTTCGCTGCTCGACGGGCTGTCGGGGCCGACGACCCGGGCGCGGGTCTGGCGCGGGCTGACGCAGGAGGACGCGGTCAGCCGCACGCTCCATGAGCACCGGGCCATCGTGTCGGCACTGCGGGACCGGGACGCGGAGGCCGCGCGGGCCTGGGCGACGGTGCACGTGGCGAGCGTGGAGCAGTGGTTGCGGTCGACGCTGTAG
- a CDS encoding sugar ABC transporter ATP-binding protein — protein sequence MDQAPPAVQAEGVVKRFGPTVALDGVRLTVQPGESHALVGRNGAGKSTLVSVLTGLHKADAGTVTFGGEPAPAFGDTTAWQSKVACVYQKSMVVPDLTVAENLFLNRFDDNAPWIGWGRLRRRAQQLLADYGVQVDPSTRARDLAVEQRQFVEIARALSFGARLIILDEPTAQLDARGIGRLFDKLRELQSQGVAFLFISHHLQEVYELCTAVTVYRDARHVLTAPVADIAKAELVAAMTGEQSAGATAWHAGGGGAAARDESAAPVLRTEGLTVQGQFEPLDLEVSPGEVLGLAGSAASGNTALGETLAGMRKAGGGTVRVHGRAVRSGSVPHALDAGIGYIPEDRHDQGLVLERSVAENATLTVTDQLGPWGTVLPSRTREFARSMIASLDIKTQGPEQPVSGLSGGNQQKVVVARALAREPSVLVAVRPTAGVDVKSKDSLLGVVRRVADEGNAAVIISDELDDLRVCDRVLALFHGRVVATFASGWNDGELVAAMEGVGERE from the coding sequence ATGGACCAGGCACCACCTGCCGTACAGGCGGAAGGCGTTGTCAAACGCTTCGGGCCCACCGTGGCGCTCGACGGGGTCCGGCTCACCGTGCAGCCGGGTGAGTCCCACGCCCTGGTCGGGCGCAACGGCGCGGGCAAGTCGACGCTGGTCAGCGTCCTGACCGGGCTCCACAAGGCGGACGCGGGCACGGTCACCTTCGGTGGGGAGCCCGCGCCCGCCTTCGGCGACACCACGGCCTGGCAGTCCAAGGTCGCCTGCGTCTACCAGAAGTCCATGGTCGTCCCGGACCTCACCGTCGCGGAGAACCTCTTCCTCAACCGCTTCGACGACAACGCCCCCTGGATCGGCTGGGGCAGGCTCCGCAGGCGTGCGCAGCAGCTGCTGGCCGACTACGGCGTCCAGGTCGACCCCAGCACCCGGGCGCGCGATCTCGCCGTCGAGCAGCGGCAGTTCGTCGAGATCGCCAGGGCGCTGTCCTTCGGCGCCCGGCTGATCATCCTGGACGAACCGACCGCCCAGCTCGACGCCCGGGGCATCGGGCGGCTCTTCGACAAGCTGCGGGAACTGCAGAGCCAGGGAGTGGCGTTCCTCTTCATCTCCCACCATCTGCAGGAGGTGTACGAGCTGTGCACGGCGGTCACCGTCTACCGCGACGCCCGCCATGTGCTGACCGCCCCGGTCGCCGACATCGCCAAGGCGGAGCTGGTGGCGGCGATGACCGGCGAGCAGTCCGCCGGTGCCACCGCCTGGCACGCGGGCGGCGGCGGTGCCGCGGCACGGGACGAGTCGGCCGCCCCCGTGCTGCGTACCGAAGGACTCACCGTCCAGGGCCAGTTCGAACCACTGGACCTGGAGGTCAGCCCCGGCGAGGTGCTCGGCCTCGCCGGCTCCGCGGCCAGCGGCAACACGGCCCTGGGCGAGACCCTGGCCGGCATGCGGAAGGCGGGCGGCGGCACGGTCCGCGTGCACGGCAGGGCCGTGCGCTCCGGCAGTGTGCCGCACGCGCTGGACGCCGGGATCGGCTACATCCCCGAGGACCGGCATGACCAGGGCCTCGTCCTGGAACGCAGCGTCGCCGAGAACGCCACGCTCACGGTCACCGACCAGCTCGGCCCGTGGGGGACCGTACTGCCCTCCCGTACCAGGGAGTTCGCGCGCTCGATGATCGCCTCGCTGGACATCAAGACGCAGGGGCCCGAGCAGCCCGTCTCCGGGCTCTCCGGCGGCAACCAGCAGAAGGTGGTGGTCGCCCGCGCACTGGCCCGCGAGCCGAGCGTGCTGGTGGCGGTCCGGCCCACCGCGGGCGTGGACGTCAAGTCCAAGGACTCGCTGCTCGGAGTCGTGCGACGGGTCGCCGACGAGGGGAATGCCGCAGTGATCATCTCGGACGAGCTGGACGATCTGCGGGTCTGCGACCGGGTGCTCGCCCTGTTCCACGGCCGCGTGGTCGCGACATTCGCAAGCGGGTGGAACGACGGGGAGCTCGTCGCCGCCATGGAAGGTGTGGGGGAGAGGGAATGA
- a CDS encoding ABC transporter permease yields the protein MTGTVQPLAADGIDGGPKGSSTGERPLDRLKLIRWSDFSLVPVILVLMVIGFIVSPVFLTSENLISVVQQSSELSLLVLGQALILICGRMDLSLESTIGIAPVVAMWLVLPAEGGRFAGLGLLPTWSAIPLCLLVGLAIGAVNGFLMLKLRVNGFIATLGMLTMLRGLHIGITEGKSITDVPESFRYLGKSEWLGAPAAVWICLALFAVGGAALAWLRHGRSLYAIGGNPEAARAAGIRVDRVTWIVLAIGGLLAAFAGILYTGHYGSVAATQGNGWIFQVFAAAVIGGISLKGGRGTLFGALTGVLTLQLVVNVMTLGGVPALWNQFLNGAIIIVALVISRFASGEKQD from the coding sequence ATGACCGGCACGGTACAGCCCCTGGCGGCCGACGGCATCGATGGCGGGCCGAAGGGATCCTCGACCGGCGAACGGCCGCTGGACCGGCTGAAGCTGATCAGATGGAGCGACTTCTCCCTGGTACCGGTGATCCTGGTGCTGATGGTGATCGGGTTCATCGTCTCGCCGGTGTTCCTGACCTCCGAGAACCTGATCAGCGTCGTCCAGCAGTCCTCCGAGCTCAGCCTGCTGGTGCTGGGCCAGGCGCTGATCCTGATCTGCGGACGGATGGACCTGTCCCTGGAGTCGACGATCGGCATCGCGCCGGTCGTCGCGATGTGGCTGGTCCTGCCCGCCGAGGGCGGCCGCTTCGCGGGCCTGGGCCTGCTGCCCACCTGGTCGGCGATCCCGCTCTGTCTGCTGGTGGGCCTGGCGATCGGCGCGGTCAACGGCTTCCTGATGCTGAAACTGAGGGTCAACGGCTTCATCGCCACGCTCGGCATGCTCACCATGCTGCGCGGCCTCCACATCGGGATCACCGAGGGCAAGTCCATCACCGACGTCCCGGAGTCCTTCCGCTACCTCGGCAAGAGCGAGTGGCTCGGCGCACCGGCCGCCGTCTGGATCTGCCTGGCCCTGTTCGCCGTCGGCGGCGCCGCGCTGGCCTGGCTGCGCCACGGACGCTCGCTGTACGCCATCGGCGGCAACCCGGAAGCGGCGCGCGCCGCGGGCATCCGGGTGGACCGGGTCACCTGGATCGTGCTGGCCATCGGCGGACTGCTGGCGGCCTTCGCGGGCATCCTCTACACCGGCCACTACGGATCGGTCGCGGCCACCCAGGGCAACGGCTGGATCTTCCAGGTGTTCGCCGCCGCGGTCATCGGAGGCATCAGCCTCAAGGGCGGCCGGGGCACCCTGTTCGGCGCGCTGACCGGTGTGCTGACGCTCCAGCTGGTGGTCAATGTGATGACCCTCGGCGGTGTCCCGGCGCTGTGGAACCAGTTCCTCAACGGCGCGATCATCATCGTCGCCCTGGTCATCTCCCGCTTCGCGAGCGGCGAGAAGCAGGACTGA
- a CDS encoding LLM class flavin-dependent oxidoreductase — MKFSVLSLIGHAPHPLDHRFPSPAERFEEVIGTGVVAERLGFDAYAIGERHAGPFLSSSPSVVLGALAARTSTIRLLTGVTVVAILDPVRVAEDFATLDQISRGRIELVVGKGAEAGHFDLFGLDEERQWDLQREKYELLRRLWREEGIDWEGEFRPALKNATTLPRPYAGPPRVWHGSATSLDSPELAARHGDPLFTANAVQPRAAYARLIDHYRERFEAYGHDPARAHVAAGSGGLLIADSSQQAVERYKELYEAKVAQSFRPHLEGRAGYNTPFRTIEEAIADGPQLIGSPQQIIDKILGWHEVYGHDLQSVGVDGFGLGRDEQAETLQRFAEEIAPVVRREAPSALWD; from the coding sequence ATGAAGTTCTCCGTGCTCTCCCTCATCGGCCACGCCCCGCACCCGCTCGACCACCGATTCCCCTCCCCCGCCGAGCGGTTCGAGGAAGTGATCGGGACCGGCGTCGTCGCGGAACGGCTGGGTTTCGACGCGTACGCGATCGGCGAACGGCATGCCGGTCCCTTCCTCTCGTCCAGCCCGAGCGTGGTGCTCGGCGCGCTGGCGGCCCGTACCTCCACCATCCGGCTGCTGACCGGCGTCACGGTCGTCGCGATTCTCGATCCCGTGCGGGTGGCCGAGGACTTCGCGACGCTCGACCAGATCTCCCGGGGCCGGATCGAGCTCGTCGTCGGCAAGGGCGCGGAGGCCGGTCACTTCGACCTCTTCGGGCTCGACGAGGAGCGGCAGTGGGACCTCCAGCGGGAGAAGTACGAGCTGCTGCGGCGGCTCTGGCGCGAGGAGGGCATCGACTGGGAGGGCGAGTTCCGGCCCGCGCTGAAGAACGCCACGACCCTGCCGCGCCCGTACGCGGGGCCGCCGCGCGTCTGGCACGGCTCGGCGACCAGTCTCGACTCCCCCGAACTGGCGGCGCGCCACGGCGATCCGCTGTTCACCGCCAACGCCGTCCAGCCCCGTGCGGCGTACGCCCGGCTGATCGACCACTACCGGGAGCGCTTCGAGGCGTACGGCCACGATCCGGCCCGCGCGCATGTGGCCGCGGGGTCGGGCGGGCTGCTGATCGCCGACAGTTCGCAGCAGGCCGTGGAGCGCTACAAGGAGCTGTACGAGGCGAAGGTGGCTCAGTCCTTCCGGCCGCATCTGGAGGGCAGGGCCGGCTACAACACACCGTTCCGGACGATCGAGGAGGCCATCGCGGACGGGCCCCAGCTGATCGGCAGCCCGCAGCAGATCATCGACAAGATCCTCGGCTGGCACGAGGTGTACGGGCACGACCTCCAGTCGGTCGGTGTGGACGGTTTCGGGCTGGGCCGGGACGAGCAGGCCGAGACCCTCCAGCGGTTCGCGGAGGAGATCGCTCCGGTGGTACGGCGCGAGGCACCGTCCGCGCTCTGGGACTGA
- the glpK gene encoding glycerol kinase GlpK has protein sequence MTDAHTTGPFIAAIDQGTTSSRCIVFDKDGRIVSVDQKEHEQIFPKPGWVEHNATEIWENVQEVVAGAIVKAGITAADVKAIGITNQRETTLLWDKNTGEPVHNALVWQDTRTDALCKELGRNVGQDRFRRETGLPLASYFAGPKVRWLLDNVEGLRERAERGDILFGTMDSWVIWNLTGGTDGGVHVTDVTNASRTLLMNLHEMQWDERILQSMEIPAAVLPEIRSSAEVYGNAKGGVLDGVPVASALGDQQAALFGQTCFSEGEAKSTYGTGTFMLMNTGETPVNSYNGLLTTVGYRIGDQKPVYALEGSIAVTGSLVQWMRDQMGLIKSAAEIETLASSVEDNGGAYFVPAFSGLFAPYWRSDARGVIAGLTRYVTKAHIARAVLEATAWQTREITDAMTKDSGVELTALKVDGGMTSNNLLMQTLADFLDAPVVRPMVAETTCLGAAYAAGLAVGFWPDTDALRANWRRAAEWTPRMDADTRDREYKSWLKAVERTMGWIEDEE, from the coding sequence GTGACCGACGCACACACCACCGGCCCGTTCATCGCGGCCATCGACCAGGGCACCACCTCCAGCCGCTGCATCGTCTTCGACAAGGACGGCCGGATCGTCTCCGTCGACCAGAAGGAGCACGAACAGATCTTCCCGAAGCCGGGCTGGGTCGAGCACAACGCGACCGAGATCTGGGAGAACGTCCAGGAGGTCGTGGCCGGCGCCATCGTCAAGGCGGGCATCACCGCCGCCGACGTGAAGGCGATCGGCATCACCAACCAGCGCGAGACCACGCTGCTCTGGGACAAGAACACCGGTGAGCCGGTCCACAACGCCCTCGTCTGGCAGGACACCCGGACGGACGCGCTCTGCAAGGAGCTCGGCCGCAACGTCGGCCAGGACCGCTTCCGCCGCGAGACCGGCCTGCCGCTCGCCTCGTACTTCGCCGGCCCCAAGGTCCGCTGGCTGCTCGACAACGTCGAGGGGCTGCGCGAGCGCGCCGAGCGCGGCGACATCCTCTTCGGCACCATGGACTCCTGGGTCATCTGGAACCTGACCGGCGGCACCGACGGCGGCGTCCACGTCACCGACGTCACCAACGCCTCGCGCACGCTCCTGATGAACCTGCACGAGATGCAGTGGGACGAGCGGATCCTCCAGTCGATGGAGATCCCGGCCGCGGTGCTCCCCGAGATCCGTTCCTCCGCCGAGGTGTACGGGAACGCCAAGGGCGGCGTGCTCGACGGGGTCCCCGTGGCGTCCGCGCTCGGTGACCAGCAGGCGGCCCTCTTCGGCCAGACCTGCTTCTCCGAGGGCGAGGCCAAGTCCACGTACGGCACCGGCACCTTCATGCTGATGAACACCGGTGAGACGCCCGTCAACTCGTACAACGGACTGCTGACGACCGTCGGGTACCGGATCGGCGACCAGAAGCCGGTCTACGCCCTGGAGGGCTCCATCGCCGTCACCGGTTCGCTGGTGCAGTGGATGCGCGACCAGATGGGCCTGATCAAGTCCGCGGCCGAGATCGAGACCCTGGCCTCGTCGGTCGAGGACAACGGCGGCGCGTACTTCGTGCCCGCGTTCTCGGGCCTGTTCGCCCCGTACTGGCGCTCCGACGCCCGCGGCGTCATCGCAGGCCTGACCAGGTATGTCACCAAGGCGCACATCGCCCGTGCCGTCCTGGAGGCCACCGCCTGGCAGACCCGCGAGATCACCGACGCCATGACCAAGGACTCGGGGGTCGAGCTGACCGCCCTCAAGGTCGACGGCGGCATGACCTCCAACAACCTGCTGATGCAGACGCTCGCCGACTTCCTGGACGCACCCGTGGTGCGGCCGATGGTCGCCGAGACGACCTGCCTCGGCGCCGCCTACGCCGCCGGTCTCGCCGTCGGCTTCTGGCCGGACACCGACGCGCTGCGCGCCAACTGGCGCCGGGCCGCCGAGTGGACCCCCCGCATGGACGCGGACACCCGCGACCGCGAGTACAAGAGCTGGCTCAAGGCCGTGGAACGGACCATGGGCTGGATCGAAGACGAGGAGTAA
- a CDS encoding glycerol-3-phosphate dehydrogenase/oxidase — MTTLQSVPALGTHPASGSLPSRAETREQLSKAAYDLLVIGGGILGISTAWHAAQSGLRVALVDAGDFAGATSSASSKLLHGGLRYLQTGAVKLVAENHFERRAVSRQVAPHLANPLTFYLPVYKGGPHGAAKLGAGVFAYSALSAFGDGVGHVISPAKAQRDVPELRTDNLKAVAVYGDDQMNDARMALMTVRAAVEAGAVVLNHAAVTGLRFTKGRVTGADLEDRTDGTEFGVDARLVLNATGPWVDHLRRMENPDAAPSIRLSKGAHLVLKRTRPWKAALATPIDKYRITFALPWEDMLLLGTTDEEYEGDPADVAVNEKDTAQILDEAAFSIRDQQLSRDLITYSFAGLRVLPGGPGDTSKAKRETVVTEGRGGMLSVAGGKWTTFRHIGRTVMNKLAALPGHPLAEDMEPIAHLPKKLPLPGIANPNAVAHRLMVDGGTPGPRMAADTARHLATHYGSLSFDIARMANENPALAERIHPDAPEIWAQVAYARDHEWAETADDVLRRRTTLTIRGLATDEIRAGVESMLGNRG; from the coding sequence ATGACCACCCTGCAGAGCGTCCCGGCCCTCGGGACCCACCCGGCCTCCGGCTCCCTCCCGAGCCGTGCCGAGACCAGGGAGCAGCTGTCCAAGGCGGCGTACGACCTCCTGGTGATCGGTGGCGGCATCCTAGGCATCTCCACCGCCTGGCACGCCGCGCAGTCCGGGCTGCGGGTGGCCCTGGTGGACGCCGGCGACTTCGCCGGCGCCACCTCCTCCGCCTCGTCCAAGCTGCTCCACGGCGGTCTGCGCTACCTGCAGACCGGCGCGGTGAAGCTGGTGGCGGAGAACCACTTCGAGCGGCGCGCGGTGTCCCGTCAGGTCGCCCCGCACCTCGCCAATCCGCTCACCTTCTACCTGCCGGTCTACAAGGGCGGGCCGCACGGCGCGGCCAAGCTCGGCGCGGGCGTGTTCGCGTACTCGGCGCTCTCCGCGTTCGGTGACGGGGTCGGGCATGTCATCAGCCCGGCGAAGGCGCAGCGCGACGTGCCCGAGCTGCGTACGGACAACCTGAAGGCCGTCGCGGTCTACGGCGACGACCAGATGAACGATGCCCGGATGGCGCTGATGACCGTCCGCGCGGCCGTCGAGGCGGGTGCGGTCGTCCTCAACCACGCGGCGGTGACCGGGCTGCGGTTCACCAAGGGACGGGTGACGGGCGCCGACCTGGAGGACCGCACGGACGGCACGGAGTTCGGCGTCGACGCCAGGCTCGTGCTGAACGCCACCGGACCGTGGGTCGACCACCTGCGCAGGATGGAGAACCCGGACGCGGCGCCCTCCATACGCCTGTCCAAGGGCGCACACCTCGTGCTGAAGCGCACCCGCCCGTGGAAGGCCGCGCTGGCCACCCCGATCGACAAGTACCGCATCACCTTCGCCCTGCCGTGGGAGGACATGCTGCTCCTCGGCACGACGGACGAGGAGTACGAGGGCGATCCCGCGGACGTCGCGGTCAACGAGAAGGACACCGCGCAGATCCTCGACGAGGCGGCGTTCTCCATCCGGGACCAGCAGCTGTCGCGCGATCTGATCACCTACTCCTTCGCCGGTCTGCGGGTGCTGCCCGGCGGCCCCGGCGACACGTCCAAGGCCAAGCGCGAGACGGTCGTGACGGAGGGCCGCGGCGGGATGCTGTCGGTCGCGGGCGGCAAGTGGACGACGTTCCGCCACATCGGCCGTACGGTGATGAACAAGCTGGCCGCACTCCCCGGGCACCCGCTCGCCGAGGACATGGAGCCGATCGCGCACCTGCCGAAGAAGCTCCCGCTGCCCGGCATCGCCAACCCGAACGCGGTGGCGCACCGGCTGATGGTCGACGGCGGCACGCCCGGCCCGCGGATGGCGGCCGACACCGCCCGGCACCTCGCCACGCACTACGGCTCGCTCTCCTTCGACATCGCGCGGATGGCGAACGAGAACCCGGCGCTGGCCGAGCGCATCCACCCGGACGCGCCGGAGATCTGGGCGCAGGTCGCCTACGCCCGTGACCACGAGTGGGCCGAGACGGCGGACGATGTGCTGCGCCGCCGGACGACGCTGACGATCCGGGGCCTGGCGACGGACGAGATCCGGGCCGGCGTCGAGTCCATGCTCGGCAACCGGGGCTGA
- a CDS encoding sugar ABC transporter substrate-binding protein, which produces MRVRTTSAAACAVLLAVTALAGCNRESTADGTGGGKVGIDLPRSDSDFWNSYQNYVEKGVKAGEVKALPLTNSQNDIGKLVANVQTFTDQGAKAVVMAPQDTGAITESLNTLNEKKIPVVSVDTRPDKGNIYMVVRADNKAYGANACKYLGEQLKGKGKVVEFQGDLSSINGRDRSEAFKACMDKDFPGIKVFELATDWKGDVASAKLQATLAANPDINGIYMQAGGVFLQPTLALLEQKKLLKPAGTPGHITIISNDGIPEEFDAIKAGKIDATISQPADLYAKYALYYAKAALDGKTFKEGPTDHDSNIIKIPNGFEDQLPAPLVTKDNVDDPKLWANQLEKKS; this is translated from the coding sequence ATGAGAGTGCGTACGACGAGTGCGGCGGCCTGCGCCGTACTGCTGGCCGTCACTGCCCTCGCGGGCTGCAACCGCGAGTCCACCGCCGACGGCACGGGCGGCGGGAAGGTCGGGATCGACCTGCCGCGCAGCGACAGCGACTTCTGGAACTCGTACCAGAACTACGTGGAGAAGGGCGTCAAGGCGGGCGAGGTCAAGGCGCTGCCGCTGACCAACTCGCAGAACGACATCGGCAAGCTGGTCGCCAACGTCCAGACCTTCACCGACCAGGGCGCCAAGGCCGTCGTGATGGCACCGCAGGACACCGGCGCGATCACCGAGTCGCTCAACACGCTGAACGAGAAGAAGATCCCGGTCGTCAGCGTCGACACCCGCCCCGACAAGGGCAACATCTACATGGTGGTGCGCGCCGACAACAAGGCGTACGGGGCCAACGCCTGCAAGTACCTCGGCGAGCAGCTCAAGGGCAAGGGCAAGGTCGTCGAGTTCCAGGGCGACCTCTCCTCGATCAACGGCCGTGACCGGTCCGAGGCGTTCAAGGCCTGCATGGACAAGGACTTCCCCGGCATCAAGGTCTTCGAGCTGGCCACCGACTGGAAGGGCGACGTCGCCTCCGCCAAGCTCCAGGCCACCCTGGCCGCCAACCCCGACATCAACGGCATCTACATGCAGGCCGGCGGTGTCTTCCTGCAGCCCACCCTCGCCCTCCTGGAGCAGAAGAAGCTGCTGAAGCCGGCCGGTACGCCGGGGCACATCACGATCATCTCCAACGACGGCATCCCGGAGGAGTTCGACGCGATCAAGGCCGGGAAGATCGACGCGACGATCTCCCAGCCGGCCGACCTGTACGCGAAGTACGCGCTGTACTACGCCAAGGCGGCCCTGGACGGCAAGACCTTCAAGGAAGGTCCCACCGACCACGACTCGAACATCATCAAGATCCCGAACGGCTTCGAGGACCAGCTGCCCGCGCCGCTGGTGACCAAGGACAACGTCGACGACCCGAAGCTGTGGGCCAACCAGCTGGAGAAGAAGAGCTAG